In Vigna radiata var. radiata cultivar VC1973A chromosome 3, Vradiata_ver6, whole genome shotgun sequence, the following proteins share a genomic window:
- the LOC106756706 gene encoding F-box/kelch-repeat protein OR23 isoform X2, protein MNSVCDGGATVIPGLPNDVAAWILSKVPYSHHARLKSTCKSWKLLLSSRSFLNSLNKRNHLLCIFPQDPSIASPFLFDPNALAWCPLPPMPCNPHVYGLCNFAAVPLGPHLYVLGGSLFDTRSFPIDRPSPSSATFRFNFHDFSWEPRAPMLTPRGSFACAVVQGRILVAGGGSRHTMFGAAGTRIRSVERYEVGRDRWVAMDPLPGFRAGCVGFVGGEGREFWVVGGYGASRTISGVFPVDEYYRDAVVMAVEGGAWREVGDVWGDGERVRIGKIVVVDDDGCPTLFMLDGNEILRNSKVQTAKEGRNNVHSNLSPKK, encoded by the coding sequence ATGAATTCCGTCTGTGATGGTGGCGCCACCGTAATCCCGGGTCTCCCAAACGACGTCGCGGCGTGGATCCTCTCCAAGGTGCCATACTCGCACCACGCCAGACTGAAAAGCACTTGCAAATCATGGAAACTGCTTTTGTCTTCGAGATCGTTCCTAAACTCTTTGAATAAGAGAAACCATCTTCTCTGCATCTTCCCGCAGGACCCATCGATCGCGTCGCCGTTCCTCTTCGACCCAAACGCGCTCGCCTGGTGCCCTCTCCCTCCCATGCCCTGCAACCCCCACGTGTACGGCCTCTGCAACTTCGCCGCGGTGCCTCTTGGGCCCCACCTTTACGTCCTCGGGGGCTCCCTCTTCGACACGCGCTCCTTCCCAATCGATCGTCCCTCGCCCTCCTCGGCCACCTTCCGCTTCAACTTCCACGACTTCTCCTGGGAGCCACGCGCCCCCATGCTCACCCCGCGGGGCAGTTTCGCCTGCGCCGTTGTCCAGGGGCGTATTCTTGTCGCCGGCGGGGGGTCGCGGCATACGATGTTTGGGGCTGCTGGGACTAGGATTCGGTCGGTTGAGCGGTACGAGGTGGGGAGGGACCGGTGGGTGGCGATGGATCCGCTGCCCGGGTTTCGGGCCGGGTGTGTGGGATTTGTTGGCGGGGAGGGGAGGGAGTTCTGGGTGGTGGGAGGGTACGGCGCGTCGCGGACCATATCCGGGGTTTTTCCGGTGGATGAGTATTACAGGGATGCAGTGGTGATGGCTGTTGAGGGTGGAGCGTGGCGGGAGGTTGGGGATGTGTGGGGGGATGGGGAGAGAGTGAGGATTGGGAAGATTGTGGTGGTGGATGATGATGGATGTCCCACGCTTTTCATGCTTGATGGGAACGAGATTTTGAG